The region ATGCATATTTTCATTTCATATGCGATGAAACAAGTTTCCTTGTCAATTCTAAAGTTATTGGTATTCCACCAACACCAAAATCAAATTCACCCAAAGGAATTATCATACACCATATATTTCTCCCCTTCTGCAATCGTGTTTTATCACTAACAGAAATAAAAGCATTGGTAATTTGTAAAAATAATTTCTTTTTTATTTCTTCACTGTAAGCGTTTGAAAATCCATAAATCTTTATCACAACTTTATCCTGATTACCTCTTTCACCTCCAACATATAAACTATCAAATTCCTTAATATCCAGTAAAGCGATTGAATGTGAGATAGGATTATCTTGTAAGCCTTCTGACTCAATAAGTATTTTTGTCAACTTCTTTGATAAAGTGGACTTTTCCTCATCTGTAATAAAATTCTTAGTCATTGACACTTCTGCATATGGCATGTTTATCTCCCCTTCTTTTAATTAATTTATTAGACTATTGCCACTTGTGTATTAGACCAGTTGGTTTATATAATATAAAAAATAACTTCATGGAAATTCATAGTTAACAAAATGATATTTCAAATAAAGTTAACTATGAATTTATTCTCTATTATACTAATGATAATAAATCATTAAGAATACAGTCAAAGGCACTTTCATCTTTACATATTCTATAATAAAGTATGTGTCCTTCATAAAGAGCAAATGCTTTTCTAGCAATAATACCAGCTTTATCTTTTGCTAATCCTGATACTTGTAGAGACTTTGAAAAAATATTAATTAGTTTTGTAACTGCGGTTGCATATGCTTCTGAAAGATTATCTTCAATAAATGCTACTTCTAAACCTAATACAGCTATTGGACATCCAAAATAGTTACCTTCCGATACAGAGCTTTTTATATCAGATACCATTTTATTCACAAATATTTCCCAAGGATTATTTGATAGAGGCCCTAACCAATTAATTAATAGAGTTTTTCCGTAATACTTTGCTACTTCAATTCCAAGCTCTTTCTTACTCGAAAAATAAAAATAAAATGAGCCCTTTGACATATTAGCTTCTTGCAATATCTCATTTATTCCTGTATTCGAGTATCCATTTTTTAAAAATAATTTTGAAGCTATTTCTATTAAGCACTGCTTTGCTTGTTCACCTTTAGTTGATCTCATTCTTTATATTCCTTCCATAAAAGTTATTTATTTCATAATAAACCAGTCGGTATATTTTGTCAACACTCTTTTACCTAATTCATACTAATTTGTTAAACTTATAGAAATTAAAAAAGATAGAACTCCTAAAATCTCTTATAGATCTTAGGAGTTCTCCACTTATTTTTCAACTTTTTTTACTAACACACAGCTCTCCACATGCCCAGTCATCGGGAACATATCCACAGGCTGAACTTCTACTACTTCATATCCTTCTTTTTGAAGTACAGCCAAATCACGTGCTAAGGTTGCCGGATCACAAGAAACATAAACTATAGTTCGTGGTGAAGCCTCTGCAATAGAGTATAGAAGAGACTTTTCGCAGCCCTTTCTTGGCGGGTCTACTACAACAACTTCTGGCTTTATGCCCTCTTCTATGAGTTTTGGTATCTCCTCTTCAGACTTTCCAACTATGAATTCCGCATTTGTTACACTATTTTGCTTTGCATTTATTTTGGCATTTTCAATGGCCTCTGGTATTATTTCAACACCATAAACCTTTTTGGCATTTTGCGATAAGAAAAGAGAAATTGTTCCCGTTCCGCAATAAGCATCAAATACTATCTCTTTCCCTGTAAGACCTGCATATTTCATAGCAGTAGAATAAAGCTTTTCAGTTTGTACTGGATTCACTTGAAAAAATGATTTTGGAGAAATGTTAAACTTAAATTCGCCTATATAATCCTGTATGGTATTTTTGCCCCAGAGTGTTATTTCCTTTTTTCCAAGCACCACATTGGTTTTTTTGTTATTTATATTTTGAATTATCCCCATTATCCCCTTAATTTCTGTGGTTAAACTGTGGATAAGTTCTTCTTTATGTGGAAGATTTTTTTCGTTAGTTACTAAAACTATCATTATATCTCCTGTTTTAAAAGCTTTCCTTATCATAATGTGCCTTAATGTGCCTTTGCCAAGTGATTCATTGTATCCAGTTATATTAAATTCCTCAATCCACTTTTTTATTACACACATTATTTGATTTGCAGCCTCATCTTGTATAAAACATTTATCTACCTCTATTATTTCATGACTTCTCTCTCTATAAAATCCAATTTTCACTTTTCCATTTACCTCGCCAACAGGCAGCTGAACTTTATTCCTATAATAATATGGATTTTCCATTCCTATTGTGTCATGTACTGTTATTGAATTTATATCAATTTTTCCTATTCTCTGAAGACAGTCTATAACCTTATGCTTTTTAAATTGGAGCTGATCACTGTATGATATATGTTGAAGCTGACATCCTCCGCAGTTTTTATAAATTGAACATATTGGCTCACATCTTTTATCTGATTTTTCAATTACCTCTAGCAGTTTTCCAAAAGCAAAATTTTTACTTACCTTAACAATTTTTATCTTTGCCTTCTCACCCTTTACCGCCCCTTTTACAAATACCGTAAAGTTATTTATCTTTCCAATACCTTCACCCATATTTCCAAAACTATCTATATAAATTTCATAATCTTTATTTTTCTCTACAGGAATAACCTTATCCATAAATTTCACCTTTCATCCTTAAATTTAATATTTCACTATATAAACTGATTTCAATATATTATAACATATCTATATACTTCATACCTTAATCTTAATACAAGTATGCTATAATATATATCGTAATTTATATGAATCCCGGAGGTGTTAAACTCATGATAAAGTTAATTGCCACAGATATGGATGGCACATTACTTAAAAGTAATGGAGAGGTTCCCCATGAATTCCCCAAGGTTTTAAATAATTTAATTGGTAAGAAAATCATGTTTTGTATTGCAAGCGGACGTCAGTATTTTACCCTAAAAGATAATATGAGTAAGTTTTCAAATAAAGTTATTTTTATCGCTGAAAATGGTGCCTTTATAGTTAAAAACGGAAAAGAATTATTTTCAAGAACACTAGATAAAAATATGATGACAGAAATTATAGAAGATATAAAAAAGATCCCCGACTGTTTTCCAATTTTATGTGGCAAAAAAAGTGCCTATGTACTAGACAGAAATCCTGATTTTATAGGTGAAGTAAACAAATATTATCATAAAAACACTATAGTAGACAATTTTGAAGACATCGATGATGAATTTTTCAAAATAGCTGTATGCGATTTTAGAGGCTCTGCTAATAATTGCAGCCCAATTTTATCTTCAAAATGGGGTGAATCATTTCAGCTTGTTGTTTCTGGAGACATATGGCTTGATATTGGAAGAAATGATGTAAATAAAGGAATGGCAATAAAATTTCTTCAGAACAAATTTAAAATAAATAAAACTGAAACCATGGCTTTTGGAGATTATTATAATGATGTATCCATGCTAAAAAGTGTGTACCATAGTTATGTAATGGACAATGCTCCTGATGGAGTTAAAAAACATGGCAGATTTATAGCCAAAAGTAATGATGAAGCCGGCGTACTACAGGTTATAAAAAATAACGTACTGGCAGTACAATAATGATTGAGTCTTAATATTTTGGTAGAAGTAAAAAAGCACAAAATACCGTGTACGGTGAATTATTCATTGTATCTGAGGGTCGATTTACCGAATAAAAATCTTAATATGTCAAGGACGCCTGTTTTCAAAGGCGTCCTTGACATACATATTTAAAACAAGATAGAAAGTCACTTTTATGAATTA is a window of Clostridium pasteurianum DNA encoding:
- a CDS encoding Cof-type HAD-IIB family hydrolase — protein: MIKLIATDMDGTLLKSNGEVPHEFPKVLNNLIGKKIMFCIASGRQYFTLKDNMSKFSNKVIFIAENGAFIVKNGKELFSRTLDKNMMTEIIEDIKKIPDCFPILCGKKSAYVLDRNPDFIGEVNKYYHKNTIVDNFEDIDDEFFKIAVCDFRGSANNCSPILSSKWGESFQLVVSGDIWLDIGRNDVNKGMAIKFLQNKFKINKTETMAFGDYYNDVSMLKSVYHSYVMDNAPDGVKKHGRFIAKSNDEAGVLQVIKNNVLAVQ
- the rlmD gene encoding 23S rRNA (uracil(1939)-C(5))-methyltransferase RlmD is translated as MDKVIPVEKNKDYEIYIDSFGNMGEGIGKINNFTVFVKGAVKGEKAKIKIVKVSKNFAFGKLLEVIEKSDKRCEPICSIYKNCGGCQLQHISYSDQLQFKKHKVIDCLQRIGKIDINSITVHDTIGMENPYYYRNKVQLPVGEVNGKVKIGFYRERSHEIIEVDKCFIQDEAANQIMCVIKKWIEEFNITGYNESLGKGTLRHIMIRKAFKTGDIMIVLVTNEKNLPHKEELIHSLTTEIKGIMGIIQNINNKKTNVVLGKKEITLWGKNTIQDYIGEFKFNISPKSFFQVNPVQTEKLYSTAMKYAGLTGKEIVFDAYCGTGTISLFLSQNAKKVYGVEIIPEAIENAKINAKQNSVTNAEFIVGKSEEEIPKLIEEGIKPEVVVVDPPRKGCEKSLLYSIAEASPRTIVYVSCDPATLARDLAVLQKEGYEVVEVQPVDMFPMTGHVESCVLVKKVEK
- a CDS encoding TetR/AcrR family transcriptional regulator, with product MRSTKGEQAKQCLIEIASKLFLKNGYSNTGINEILQEANMSKGSFYFYFSSKKELGIEVAKYYGKTLLINWLGPLSNNPWEIFVNKMVSDIKSSVSEGNYFGCPIAVLGLEVAFIEDNLSEAYATAVTKLINIFSKSLQVSGLAKDKAGIIARKAFALYEGHILYYRICKDESAFDCILNDLLSLV